One window from the genome of Eucalyptus grandis isolate ANBG69807.140 chromosome 7, ASM1654582v1, whole genome shotgun sequence encodes:
- the LOC104455633 gene encoding keratin, type II cytoskeletal 68 kDa, component IB, whose product MTRLDSSFVVKFGVMLAEHGCALVDEELKAGTGGQKLLGTGNCRSNVEVEDPASPPRPEERRSKRRSMSGDCPDEGGDVGDCRFYGGDLFGGGFGPSGGGGGGGGGGWNFGGPNLEDNTSSRFGPGSGFALDFVYEVMCWIALSNCVHFAFKKMLRSLAVEGVGDAAREKVPIRLTTMC is encoded by the exons ATGACACGTCTGGACAGCAGCTTCGTCGTCAAGTTTGGAGTGATGCTGGCGGAGCACGGCTGTGCGTTGGTGGATGAAGAACTGAAGGCTGGAACAGGAGGCCAGAAATTGTTGGGCACCGGTAATTGCAGGAGCAACGTGGAAGTGGAA GACCCTGCCTCGCCGCCTCGTCCGGAGGAACGGCGGTCGAAGCGGAGGTCGATGTCGGGAGATTGCCCCGACGAAGGGGGCGACGTTGGGGACTGCAGATTTTACGGCGGCGATCTGTTTGGCGGGGGTTTCGGCcctagcggcggcggcggcggcggcggcggcggcggatggAATTTCGGAGGGCCGAATTTGGAGGACAATACGTCGTCGCGGTTCGGTCCCGGTTCCGGCTTCGCGCTCGACTTTGTATATGAGGTCATGTGTTGGATTGCGCTGTCGAATTGCGTGCATTTCGCCTTCAAGAAAATGCTGAGGAGTTTAGCGGTGGAGGGAGTTGGTGATGCCGCGAGGGAGAAGGTTCCCATTAGATTGACGACAATGTGTTAA